The region AGCCCCCGCGGCGAGCGCGTCACGGACATCTACTCGCACCTGCTGACCGAGCGCATCATCTACCTCGGCACGGCCATCGACGCCGGCGTCGCCAACGCCCTGATCGCCCAGCTGCTGCACCTGGAGTCCGACGGCCCCGACCGCGAGATCAGCCTCTACGTGAACTGCGAAGGCGGCGATCTCACCTCCATGCTGGCGGTCTACGACACCATGCAGCACATCAAGTCCCCGATCCGCACGACCTGCGTGGGCCAGGCGATCGCCGTCGGCGCGGTCCTCCTGGCGGCGGGCACCCCGGGCCTGCGCTCGGTCCTCCCGCACGCCCGCGTGGTCCTGCACCAGCCGGCGGCCCGCGGCCAGGGAGCGATCCCGGACTTGATCATCCAGGCCGACGAACTGGTCCGGATGCGCAGCGAACTGGAGACGATCCTGACCCAGCACACCGGCCAGACCGCCGACCGCCTCCGCCACGACACCGACCGCGACCGCGTGTTCACGGCCGCCGCGGCGGTGGAGTACGGGCTGGCGGACCAGGTTCTGGGGCCGCGAGAGTAGGGGCGGGCCGACCGGCGGCAGCAAGACCATCAACGCGCGCAGGGCCCACGCAGGGCCCACCCACCCAAGGGGGTCCACCAGCCTCAAAAGGAGCGCGCGCCAGCCGACTCGCTCCAGGATCGGCCCTGCGCCGCCAGCCGGTCAACGCCCGCCCCCGAATTCGCCGCGAAGTTGCGTCAAATGAGCGAACGAACCCCGCCGACCGCCCCTCAGGCCGCCAGCGCCAGCAGCACCGGACCGCCGCTGCTGCGGCGCCGCGTCGGCAGCTCCCGTCGCACCCTGCTGAGCGCCGCCTCCTGGCGCTTCAGCCGCAGCACCTCGGCGACGGACTCGGCGAGCCCGCCGAGCGTCGTGCCGAGCGCTCCGGCGACCGCCGCGATCATCTCGCTCGACGGCTCCTTGAGCCCGCGCTCCACCTCCGACAGGTACTGCGGAGAGATGCCCGCGCGGCGCGCGGTCTCCGCGAGGCTTTCCTGATGCTCGCGCCGCAGCCCGCGCAGGTGCTCGCCGAGCACCTCGCGCCACAGCGGCTCGGGCTCGGGGGCCGCGGGCTGCTTCGGCGGCTGGTCGGCGTGTCCGCCGGGGACGACGTGCAGTCTCAGAAGCTCGCTCATGATGTGAGCGTACGGACCGGCGGCGAGGCGAGTCCCGCTTGTCTGCTGACAGCAGACACGGCTGCGCGGAACGGGTGACCCGGCTTGCGGCGCCGCAGATTCATGCGGACGACGCCTCGCCGCAGCCACGCCGCCACGCCGCCGCAATTCGCCATGCCGACGCAGTTCGCCTCGCCGACCAGCGCAACACGCGCGACTAGCCACTCGCCGGCCCGCCGATCCGCCGCCGAGTCCGACACGCCCGACCTCGCGACCTCACGACCGGCCTCACCACAGCTCCATCCCAGCCCGAGCGCGAGCCTGCCGCCGACCGACCGCAGCTCGCCGCCCCCTACACCCCCTCCGGAGCCCCCAACTTCTCCAGAATCCGATGCATCCCGCTCTCCCAGTTCGCCTTCAGCGCCGCCACCGCCCCCGGCAGGTCCTCCGCGACCAGGCACTCCGCGATCTTCTCGTGCTCCACCGCCGACCGCTCCAGCACCTGCCGGTCGCCGACCACGACCCGCTCGTACCGGTGCATCGTCAGCTTCAGCGTCGTAATCAGGTCCATCAGCCGGTCGTTGCGGCATCCGGACAGCAGCTGGTCGTGCCACTCGTCGTCGTACCGCTCGATCACGCCCAGCTCGGCCTGCGGCGCGGAGAACGCGTGCGCCTCCTCCAGCAGCCGCGGCCCGATCTCCTTCAGGTGCTCGGCCGGCGACAGCTCCAGCGCCAGGGACTCCAGGGTCGCGACGATGGTCGTCAGGTCACGGAACTCCTGCGGGCTCATCGGCGCGAAGCGGAAGCCCTTCCCGCGCTCGCTGATGATGATGCCCTCGCGCTCCAGCCCGATCAGCGCCTCGCGCAGCGGGGTGCGGCTGACGCCCAGGTCAGCGGCCAGGTGGACCTCGTTGATCGGCTGGTCCGGGTCGAACTCGCCCCGGCCCAGGCGTTCGAGGAGCACGTCCTTGATCTGCTCGCGGAGCGGCCGCCGCTCGATCGCCATCCGGTAGTCACCTTTCCCGCACTGCCCGTCATCCCCATTGTTCCGCACCCCGGGCCGTTTTCCGTCACGCGGTGCCGGCCCCGTCCACCGTGATCACGGCGCCGCTCACGAACGCCGCCGCCTCCGACGCCAGGAACGCCACCATCTGCGCGATGTCCCGCGGCTGCCCGATCCGCCCCAGCGGCCGGTCGGCGGCGTCGGCGTAGAAGGACTCGACGGCCGCCCCGAGCTGCTTCGCCTCGTCGGCCAGCATCCCGGTGGCCGTGTCGCCGGGGCACACGCAGTTGACCCGGATGTTCTGCGGCCCGTGGTCGATCGCCATGGCCCGCGTCATGTTCACCACCGCCCCCTTCGACGCGCAGTACGACACCGCACTCGCGCCGCCCTTGATCCCCCACCCCGACCCGGTGTTGACGATGCTCCCGCCCCCGGCCGCCGCCATCAACGGCACCACCCGCCGGCTCATCAGCAGGATCGACTTCACGTTGACGGCCATCACCAGGTCCCAGTCGTCCTCGGCGATGTCCAGCACCGTCGAGCGCCGGATGATCCCGGCGTTGTTGAAGAGCACGTCGACACCCCCGTGCGCCGCGACGGCGGCCGCCACCACAGCATCGCAGTCCGCGGCCCGCGAGACATCACAACGCACGAACACGCCCCCGACCTCCTTCGCGGCCTCCTCCCCGCGCTCGGGATCCAGATCCGCGATCACCACCCCCGCACCGAGCTCCGCCAGCACCGCGGCGGTCGCCCGCCCGATCCCCGACGCACCACCGGTCACGATCGCGCTCTTGCCACTCAGGTCGATCATCAGGACTGCCTTTCGTTCACGGGATAAAGGATCGTACGGCGCCACCCCACGACGACCCGCACATAGCGCGGAAACGCCCGGTCCAGCGCATCGTCACCGGTGTCGACGAGCAGCGGACGCCCGCCGAGCGCCACGACCTTCGCCTCGGTCGCCACGACGTGCAGCCGATCGAGCCCCACGGCCCGCAGCACCTCCGGCGCCAGCTGCTGGTTGCCCCGCCCGAGCAGGAACCCCTGGCCCCCGATGGGAGTGAGCGCGATGCGCGCCGGGGCACCGGCGACGAGTTCGAGGAGCTGGTCCGCACTCGCATCGGCGGCGACCAGCGTCGAGCCGTCGACGACGTTCACGCCGAGCACCGGCACGTCGACACCCCAGACGGCGGCGACGGCGCGGGTGGTCGTGCCGGGCCCGAGCACCAGCAGCTCGCCCGGCGCCAGGTAGGAGCGCAGCTCGGCGGCGATACCGGAGACCGCGTCAGGCGTGACGCTGGAGCTACCGGTCTTGCGCTGCTGGACGCGCGCCGGGACGTCGGGCACGCGAAGGTAGCCGAACAGCTGCGGCGAACCCTCGACGCGGTCGACGACCTCGGCCTCACGCACCCGCGAGAACGTGGCGGCGACTTCACCGGCCGCGCGCGGGTTGACCGCGAAGACGGCCGAATGCATCTTCACGCCGGTCGGGATGCCGAGCACCGGCAAAGTGTCGCCGACGGCTTCGAGCACGTCGCGCGCGGTCCCATCGCCGCCCGCGAACAGAAGGAGATCAACTTGCGGTGCCAGCGCACGTGCCGCCGCAACGGTGTCCGCCGCCGACGTCGGCTCACCAGGCGCGAAGACCACCTCGGGCGCGAATCCGGCAGCCCGCGCCGCCTCCTCACCCATGGCACCCGCGACGGTGAGCACCACGCTGTCGGGACGCCGCGCGCGCAGCTCGGCCAACGCAAGCGTCGCGCGCCCGGCAGCACGAGGCACGGCGCCCAGCGCAAAGGCCCGCTCTTGCACCTCCGCGCCATCGCTGCCCTTGAGCCCGACCCGGCCGCCGACGCCGGCGACCGGGTTCACCACGAGCCCGACCCTCACGAGTGCGACCCCCGCAGCCCAACTGCAGCACCGCGCACGCTCGCGCCCCTCCGCCCGCGCCACAAACCAGGCTCGCGCTCTCGACGCGCCACGCCGCCGCACCGCGCAGCATCCGCCGCCAGCCGCGCAGCCACATCACCCGCCGCACCCACGCGCGTCAGCCCACCCCGCACCCTCACCCCACCTTCCGCCGATAGGCCCGCCAGGTAACCGCCCAAGTCCCCGGGTCCTCCAGCGACGCGTCCCGCATCCGATGGATCGGCCCGTTGTGCGGCGCCCCGCGCACCGCCTCAGGCTCCTCATAAGCCTCGCGCGCGACCTCTGCCAGGATCGCCGCGTACTCATCCAGGTCCGCCTGCGAGTACGACTCCGTCGGCTCCAGCGTCATCGGCTCCGGCACCAGGTACGGATGGTGGCTCGTCCAGTAGTGCGTCCCGAAGTCCGCGACGCGGTAGCCGATCTCCTCCGAGTGCACGCCGGTGTCCGCGTTCAGCTTCTCCCAGCTGTAGCGCGCCTGCTCCACGCGTCGTCGGCCCTGCGCGTACGGCAGCGACACTCCCTTGATCTCCAGCACCTTCGAGATCAGGTAGTTGTTGTTCAGCACCGCCGTCTCGGCGACCTCGCGCAGTCCCGGGCCGCCCAGCGCCATGATCCACGCGTAGGCCCGCACCAGGTTCGGCACCACGCCGTAGAACGGCCGGATCTTGCCGATCGACTCCGGCCGGTCGTCGTCGAAGAAGTACCGCGACCCGTCGAACTCCACCGTCGGCCGGGGCAGGAACGGCGCCAGCGCGGACGTCACCGCCGACGCCCCGGCCGCCGGACCGCCGCACATGTGCGGCGTCGAGAACGTCTTGTGCAGGTTGAAGTGGCACAGGTCGAACCCCGCGTCCCGGGCCCGCGTGATCCCCAGGATCCCGTTCGCGTTGGCCTGGTCGTAGCAGCACAGCCCCCCGACCTCGTGCACCAGCCGCACGAACTCCTCGATCCGCGGGTTGAAGATTCCCGTGTCCTCCGGGTTCGTGATCAGCAACGCCGCCGTCCGGGGCCCGACCGCGGCCCGCAGCGCCTCGATGTCCGGATACCCGTCCGCGTCCGGCATCAGCGTGATCACCCGGTACCCGGCCGTCTTCGGCGCGGCCGCGTTCGTCGGGTGCGAGAACTGCGTCGTGATGATCTCGTCCCGCAGCTCCCCATCCCCGCGCGAGGCGTGGTACGCCCGGATCATCGACACGTTCGCGTAGATCGCCGACGACCCCGACGCCGGCTGCAACGACACCCGGTCCATCCCGGATATCTCCTTCAGCAGCCCCTCCAACCGGTACAGGATCTCCAGCACCCCCTGCACCGAGCCCTCGTCCTGCAACGGATGCAGCTCCGCGATCCGCGCGTCCCGCACGAACGAGTCGTTCACCTTCGGGCTGTACTTCATCGTGCACGTGCCCTGTCCGACGTCGACATTCAGATCGACGCCCAACGTCTCCTGCGAAAGCCGCATGTAGTGCCGCAGCACATGCGGCTGCGACATCTCCGGCAGCCCCGGCGCCGCGACGCGAGCCAGCCCGGCCGGCAACGAAGGAACCGGCAGCGACGTGACGGGAACCCCGACCCCCCGCTCCCCCGGACTCGTCAGCTCGAAGATCAGCGGCTCGTCCCACCGCGCCTGGTGAAACCGCCGCAACCCCGGCTTCGGCGCGACACGGGCATCAGCCGGGGAAACAGGACCATGCGACACCGACGAACTCACTTGGCGATCTCCTCAAGAACGGCGGCGAGTCGATCGACGTCCTCGCGCGCATGAATCTCCGTCACGCAGAACAGCGCATCGCTGTCCGACAGCACCTTGCCGCCCTGGATCCCCCGCTCCAGCAGCAGAGCATTGATCTCCGCAGCGGTTCGCGACCCGGTGAACCGCACCACGAAGTCGGCGAACGAAACCAACCCGGCGTTCGGCGCCGAGACACCAGGCACCGCCGCCAACCGCTCCTGCGCATAA is a window of Catenulispora sp. EB89 DNA encoding:
- a CDS encoding helix-turn-helix domain-containing protein, which encodes MSELLRLHVVPGGHADQPPKQPAAPEPEPLWREVLGEHLRGLRREHQESLAETARRAGISPQYLSEVERGLKEPSSEMIAAVAGALGTTLGGLAESVAEVLRLKRQEAALSRVRRELPTRRRSSGGPVLLALAA
- a CDS encoding ATP-NAD kinase family protein: MRVGLVVNPVAGVGGRVGLKGSDGAEVQERAFALGAVPRAAGRATLALAELRARRPDSVVLTVAGAMGEEAARAAGFAPEVVFAPGEPTSAADTVAAARALAPQVDLLLFAGGDGTARDVLEAVGDTLPVLGIPTGVKMHSAVFAVNPRAAGEVAATFSRVREAEVVDRVEGSPQLFGYLRVPDVPARVQQRKTGSSSVTPDAVSGIAAELRSYLAPGELLVLGPGTTTRAVAAVWGVDVPVLGVNVVDGSTLVAADASADQLLELVAGAPARIALTPIGGQGFLLGRGNQQLAPEVLRAVGLDRLHVVATEAKVVALGGRPLLVDTGDDALDRAFPRYVRVVVGWRRTILYPVNERQS
- a CDS encoding GntR family transcriptional regulator, coding for MAIERRPLREQIKDVLLERLGRGEFDPDQPINEVHLAADLGVSRTPLREALIGLEREGIIISERGKGFRFAPMSPQEFRDLTTIVATLESLALELSPAEHLKEIGPRLLEEAHAFSAPQAELGVIERYDDEWHDQLLSGCRNDRLMDLITTLKLTMHRYERVVVGDRQVLERSAVEHEKIAECLVAEDLPGAVAALKANWESGMHRILEKLGAPEGV
- the gcvPB gene encoding aminomethyl-transferring glycine dehydrogenase subunit GcvPB produces the protein MSSSVSHGPVSPADARVAPKPGLRRFHQARWDEPLIFELTSPGERGVGVPVTSLPVPSLPAGLARVAAPGLPEMSQPHVLRHYMRLSQETLGVDLNVDVGQGTCTMKYSPKVNDSFVRDARIAELHPLQDEGSVQGVLEILYRLEGLLKEISGMDRVSLQPASGSSAIYANVSMIRAYHASRGDGELRDEIITTQFSHPTNAAAPKTAGYRVITLMPDADGYPDIEALRAAVGPRTAALLITNPEDTGIFNPRIEEFVRLVHEVGGLCCYDQANANGILGITRARDAGFDLCHFNLHKTFSTPHMCGGPAAGASAVTSALAPFLPRPTVEFDGSRYFFDDDRPESIGKIRPFYGVVPNLVRAYAWIMALGGPGLREVAETAVLNNNYLISKVLEIKGVSLPYAQGRRRVEQARYSWEKLNADTGVHSEEIGYRVADFGTHYWTSHHPYLVPEPMTLEPTESYSQADLDEYAAILAEVAREAYEEPEAVRGAPHNGPIHRMRDASLEDPGTWAVTWRAYRRKVG
- a CDS encoding SDR family NAD(P)-dependent oxidoreductase, translating into MIDLSGKSAIVTGGASGIGRATAAVLAELGAGVVIADLDPERGEEAAKEVGGVFVRCDVSRAADCDAVVAAAVAAHGGVDVLFNNAGIIRRSTVLDIAEDDWDLVMAVNVKSILLMSRRVVPLMAAAGGGSIVNTGSGWGIKGGASAVSYCASKGAVVNMTRAMAIDHGPQNIRVNCVCPGDTATGMLADEAKQLGAAVESFYADAADRPLGRIGQPRDIAQMVAFLASEAAAFVSGAVITVDGAGTA
- a CDS encoding ClpP family protease — translated: MSTYTVPYVTTQSPRGERVTDIYSHLLTERIIYLGTAIDAGVANALIAQLLHLESDGPDREISLYVNCEGGDLTSMLAVYDTMQHIKSPIRTTCVGQAIAVGAVLLAAGTPGLRSVLPHARVVLHQPAARGQGAIPDLIIQADELVRMRSELETILTQHTGQTADRLRHDTDRDRVFTAAAAVEYGLADQVLGPRE